The following proteins come from a genomic window of Sorghum bicolor cultivar BTx623 chromosome 3, Sorghum_bicolor_NCBIv3, whole genome shotgun sequence:
- the LOC110433980 gene encoding aspartic proteinase-like protein 2 isoform X2 — MRPPEVAVVAVAALLLVAAAAAAESAAPLPAALRLERAVPHKGVALEELKRRDAARHRVSRRRLLGGVAGVVDFPVEGSANPYMVGLYFTRVKLGNPAKEFFVQIDTGSDILWVTCSPCTGCPTSSGLNIQLESFSPDSSSTSSRITCSDDRCTAALQTGEAVCQTSDSSSSPCGYTFTYGDGSGTSGYYVSDTMFFETVMGNEQTANSSASIVFGCSNSQSGDLTKADRAVDGIFGFGQHQLSVVSQLNSLGVSPKVFSHCLKGSDNGGGILVLGEIVEPGLVYTPLVPSQPHYNLNLESIAVNGQKLSIDSSLFTTSNTQGTIVDSGTTLAYLADGAYDPFVSAIAAAVSPSVRSLVSKGSQCFITSSSVDSSFPTVTLYFMGGVAMTVKPENYLLQQASDNNVLWCIGWQRNQGQEITILGDLVLKDKIFVYDLANMRMGWADYDCSMSVNVTTSSGKNQYVNTGQFDVNGSARRASYKSLIPAGVVTMLVHMLILGSGSRR, encoded by the exons ATGAGGCCGCCGGAGGTGGCGGTCGTCGCGGTGGCGGCGCTGCTTCTCGTGGCGGCTGCGGCCGCGGCGGAGTCGGCAGCGCCGTTACCGGCGGCGCTACGGCTGGAGCGTGCGGTGCCGCACAAGGGGGTGGCGCTGGAGGAACTCAAGCGGCGGGACGCCGCGCGGCACCGGGTTTCGAGGAGGAGGCTGCTCGGGGGCGTGGCCGGCGTGGTAGACTTCCCCGTCGAGGGCTCCGCCAACCCGTACATGGTCGG GCTTTATTTTACCCGGGTGAAATTAGGAAACCCGGCGAAGGAGTTCTTCGTCCAGATTGACACTGGGAGCGATATACTGTGGGTAACTTGCAGTCCTTGCACTGGCTGCCCAACATCAAGTGGACTCAAT ATCCAGCTAGAGTCTTTCAGCCCTGACTCTTCATCAACATCATCCAGAATAACATGCTCTGATGATAGATGTACAGCTGCTCTCCAAACAGGGGAAGCAGTCTGCCAAACCTCAGATTCTTCAAGCAGCCCTTGTGGGTACACTTTCACCTATGGTGATGGGAGTGGCACATCAGGGTACTATGTGTCTGACACGATGTTCTTCGAAACTGTCATGGGAAATGAGCAGACTGCCAATTCGTCTGCTTCTATTGTTTTCGG ATGTAGCAACTCACAGTCAGGAGACCTGACAAAGGCAGATAGGGCAGTTGATGGAATTTTTGGGTTCGGACAGCATCAACTGTCTGTAGTTTCACAACTGAACTCTCTTGGGGTGTCCCCTAAGGTGTTCTCTCATTGCCTGAAAGGTTCAGATAATGGTGGTGGCATTCTTGTGCTTGGTGAAATTGTGGAGCCAGGATTAGTGTATACTCCACTTGTTCCATCACA GCCTCATTACAACTTGAATCTGGAAAGCATTGCTGTCAATGGTCAAAAGCTGTCCATTGATTCTTCCTTGTTTACAACGTCAAAtacacaaggaacaatcgtGGATTCAGGAACAACATTGGCATACCTTGCAGATGGAGCCTACGATCCATTTGTTAGTGCG ATAGCTGCTGCAGTCTCGCCATCTGTACGTTCTCTAGTCAGCAAAGGAAGCCAGTGCTTTATCACTTCCAGCAG TGTTGACTCATCATTTCCAACCGTAACCCTTTATTTTATGGGTGGTGTTGCGATGACGGTGAAGCCAGAGAACTATCTTTTGCAGCAGGCTTCT GACAACAATGTTTTGTGGTGCATTGGTTGGCAAAGGAACCAGGGCCAAGAAATAACTATACTCGGAG ATCTTGTTTTAAAGGATAAGATATTCGTGTATGACTTGGCGAACATGCGCATGGGCTGGGCGGACTACGATT GTTCAATGTCGGTGAATGTCACCACATCATCAGGGAAGAACCAGTACGTGAACACTGGGCAGTTCGACGTGAATGGCTCGGCACGGCGTGCATcatacaagagcttgataccagcTGGGGTCGTCACCATGCTTGTGCATATGCTCATTTTGGGCAGCGGCTCACGTAGATAG
- the LOC110433980 gene encoding aspartic proteinase-like protein 2 isoform X1 has protein sequence MRPPEVAVVAVAALLLVAAAAAAESAAPLPAALRLERAVPHKGVALEELKRRDAARHRVSRRRLLGGVAGVVDFPVEGSANPYMVGLYFTRVKLGNPAKEFFVQIDTGSDILWVTCSPCTGCPTSSGLNIQLESFSPDSSSTSSRITCSDDRCTAALQTGEAVCQTSDSSSSPCGYTFTYGDGSGTSGYYVSDTMFFETVMGNEQTANSSASIVFGCSNSQSGDLTKADRAVDGIFGFGQHQLSVVSQLNSLGVSPKVFSHCLKGSDNGGGILVLGEIVEPGLVYTPLVPSQPHYNLNLESIAVNGQKLSIDSSLFTTSNTQGTIVDSGTTLAYLADGAYDPFVSAIAAAVSPSVRSLVSKGSQCFITSSSVDSSFPTVTLYFMGGVAMTVKPENYLLQQASVDNNVLWCIGWQRNQGQEITILGDLVLKDKIFVYDLANMRMGWADYDCSMSVNVTTSSGKNQYVNTGQFDVNGSARRASYKSLIPAGVVTMLVHMLILGSGSRR, from the exons ATGAGGCCGCCGGAGGTGGCGGTCGTCGCGGTGGCGGCGCTGCTTCTCGTGGCGGCTGCGGCCGCGGCGGAGTCGGCAGCGCCGTTACCGGCGGCGCTACGGCTGGAGCGTGCGGTGCCGCACAAGGGGGTGGCGCTGGAGGAACTCAAGCGGCGGGACGCCGCGCGGCACCGGGTTTCGAGGAGGAGGCTGCTCGGGGGCGTGGCCGGCGTGGTAGACTTCCCCGTCGAGGGCTCCGCCAACCCGTACATGGTCGG GCTTTATTTTACCCGGGTGAAATTAGGAAACCCGGCGAAGGAGTTCTTCGTCCAGATTGACACTGGGAGCGATATACTGTGGGTAACTTGCAGTCCTTGCACTGGCTGCCCAACATCAAGTGGACTCAAT ATCCAGCTAGAGTCTTTCAGCCCTGACTCTTCATCAACATCATCCAGAATAACATGCTCTGATGATAGATGTACAGCTGCTCTCCAAACAGGGGAAGCAGTCTGCCAAACCTCAGATTCTTCAAGCAGCCCTTGTGGGTACACTTTCACCTATGGTGATGGGAGTGGCACATCAGGGTACTATGTGTCTGACACGATGTTCTTCGAAACTGTCATGGGAAATGAGCAGACTGCCAATTCGTCTGCTTCTATTGTTTTCGG ATGTAGCAACTCACAGTCAGGAGACCTGACAAAGGCAGATAGGGCAGTTGATGGAATTTTTGGGTTCGGACAGCATCAACTGTCTGTAGTTTCACAACTGAACTCTCTTGGGGTGTCCCCTAAGGTGTTCTCTCATTGCCTGAAAGGTTCAGATAATGGTGGTGGCATTCTTGTGCTTGGTGAAATTGTGGAGCCAGGATTAGTGTATACTCCACTTGTTCCATCACA GCCTCATTACAACTTGAATCTGGAAAGCATTGCTGTCAATGGTCAAAAGCTGTCCATTGATTCTTCCTTGTTTACAACGTCAAAtacacaaggaacaatcgtGGATTCAGGAACAACATTGGCATACCTTGCAGATGGAGCCTACGATCCATTTGTTAGTGCG ATAGCTGCTGCAGTCTCGCCATCTGTACGTTCTCTAGTCAGCAAAGGAAGCCAGTGCTTTATCACTTCCAGCAG TGTTGACTCATCATTTCCAACCGTAACCCTTTATTTTATGGGTGGTGTTGCGATGACGGTGAAGCCAGAGAACTATCTTTTGCAGCAGGCTTCTGTT GACAACAATGTTTTGTGGTGCATTGGTTGGCAAAGGAACCAGGGCCAAGAAATAACTATACTCGGAG ATCTTGTTTTAAAGGATAAGATATTCGTGTATGACTTGGCGAACATGCGCATGGGCTGGGCGGACTACGATT GTTCAATGTCGGTGAATGTCACCACATCATCAGGGAAGAACCAGTACGTGAACACTGGGCAGTTCGACGTGAATGGCTCGGCACGGCGTGCATcatacaagagcttgataccagcTGGGGTCGTCACCATGCTTGTGCATATGCTCATTTTGGGCAGCGGCTCACGTAGATAG
- the LOC110433980 gene encoding aspartic proteinase-like protein 2 isoform X3 gives MADADWIVYAVNSSVAFFLVDFACILPNSLYFTRVKLGNPAKEFFVQIDTGSDILWVTCSPCTGCPTSSGLNIQLESFSPDSSSTSSRITCSDDRCTAALQTGEAVCQTSDSSSSPCGYTFTYGDGSGTSGYYVSDTMFFETVMGNEQTANSSASIVFGCSNSQSGDLTKADRAVDGIFGFGQHQLSVVSQLNSLGVSPKVFSHCLKGSDNGGGILVLGEIVEPGLVYTPLVPSQPHYNLNLESIAVNGQKLSIDSSLFTTSNTQGTIVDSGTTLAYLADGAYDPFVSAIAAAVSPSVRSLVSKGSQCFITSSSVDSSFPTVTLYFMGGVAMTVKPENYLLQQASVDNNVLWCIGWQRNQGQEITILGDLVLKDKIFVYDLANMRMGWADYDCSMSVNVTTSSGKNQYVNTGQFDVNGSARRASYKSLIPAGVVTMLVHMLILGSGSRR, from the exons ATGGCCGATGCTGATTGGATTGTTTATGCTGTTAATAGCTCGGTGGCTTTTTTTCTGGTGGATTTCGCGTGCATTCTACCAAATTC GCTTTATTTTACCCGGGTGAAATTAGGAAACCCGGCGAAGGAGTTCTTCGTCCAGATTGACACTGGGAGCGATATACTGTGGGTAACTTGCAGTCCTTGCACTGGCTGCCCAACATCAAGTGGACTCAAT ATCCAGCTAGAGTCTTTCAGCCCTGACTCTTCATCAACATCATCCAGAATAACATGCTCTGATGATAGATGTACAGCTGCTCTCCAAACAGGGGAAGCAGTCTGCCAAACCTCAGATTCTTCAAGCAGCCCTTGTGGGTACACTTTCACCTATGGTGATGGGAGTGGCACATCAGGGTACTATGTGTCTGACACGATGTTCTTCGAAACTGTCATGGGAAATGAGCAGACTGCCAATTCGTCTGCTTCTATTGTTTTCGG ATGTAGCAACTCACAGTCAGGAGACCTGACAAAGGCAGATAGGGCAGTTGATGGAATTTTTGGGTTCGGACAGCATCAACTGTCTGTAGTTTCACAACTGAACTCTCTTGGGGTGTCCCCTAAGGTGTTCTCTCATTGCCTGAAAGGTTCAGATAATGGTGGTGGCATTCTTGTGCTTGGTGAAATTGTGGAGCCAGGATTAGTGTATACTCCACTTGTTCCATCACA GCCTCATTACAACTTGAATCTGGAAAGCATTGCTGTCAATGGTCAAAAGCTGTCCATTGATTCTTCCTTGTTTACAACGTCAAAtacacaaggaacaatcgtGGATTCAGGAACAACATTGGCATACCTTGCAGATGGAGCCTACGATCCATTTGTTAGTGCG ATAGCTGCTGCAGTCTCGCCATCTGTACGTTCTCTAGTCAGCAAAGGAAGCCAGTGCTTTATCACTTCCAGCAG TGTTGACTCATCATTTCCAACCGTAACCCTTTATTTTATGGGTGGTGTTGCGATGACGGTGAAGCCAGAGAACTATCTTTTGCAGCAGGCTTCTGTT GACAACAATGTTTTGTGGTGCATTGGTTGGCAAAGGAACCAGGGCCAAGAAATAACTATACTCGGAG ATCTTGTTTTAAAGGATAAGATATTCGTGTATGACTTGGCGAACATGCGCATGGGCTGGGCGGACTACGATT GTTCAATGTCGGTGAATGTCACCACATCATCAGGGAAGAACCAGTACGTGAACACTGGGCAGTTCGACGTGAATGGCTCGGCACGGCGTGCATcatacaagagcttgataccagcTGGGGTCGTCACCATGCTTGTGCATATGCTCATTTTGGGCAGCGGCTCACGTAGATAG